One stretch of Comamonas testosteroni DNA includes these proteins:
- the tsaB gene encoding tRNA (adenosine(37)-N6)-threonylcarbamoyltransferase complex dimerization subunit type 1 TsaB: protein MNLLAIDTSTDTLFVAVQRGDAIWQHSGPGAQQSSAQLLPAIRQLMKEAGLSFAQLDAIAFGRGPGSFTGLRTACAITQGLAFAAKVPVLPVDSLLTVAEEARHLHDCTEVEAVLDARMHEVYHAAFRYVDGQWIEPEDFGLCAPEALQAAAGHAVAGNAQPVYPELLAPAARHVHAMPTATAMLRLAPALLAKGCAVPAEEALPRYIRDKVAKTTAEREAEKAAAATASDAASR, encoded by the coding sequence ATGAATCTTCTCGCCATCGACACCAGTACCGATACCTTGTTTGTTGCCGTCCAGCGTGGCGATGCCATCTGGCAGCACAGCGGGCCGGGTGCGCAGCAGTCGTCGGCCCAGTTGCTGCCAGCCATCCGCCAGCTCATGAAGGAGGCAGGGCTGAGCTTTGCGCAGCTGGACGCCATTGCCTTCGGGCGCGGTCCCGGCTCCTTCACGGGCCTGCGCACGGCCTGCGCCATCACCCAGGGTCTGGCGTTTGCCGCCAAGGTTCCCGTGCTGCCCGTGGACTCGCTGCTCACCGTGGCCGAAGAGGCCCGTCATCTGCATGACTGCACCGAGGTCGAGGCCGTGCTCGATGCGCGCATGCACGAGGTCTATCACGCCGCGTTCCGCTATGTGGACGGCCAGTGGATCGAGCCCGAGGACTTCGGCCTGTGCGCCCCCGAGGCGCTGCAGGCCGCAGCCGGCCATGCCGTGGCGGGCAATGCCCAGCCCGTCTACCCCGAGCTGCTGGCACCCGCCGCCCGCCATGTGCACGCCATGCCCACGGCCACGGCCATGCTGCGCCTGGCACCGGCACTGTTGGCAAAAGGCTGCGCGGTGCCGGCCGAAGAGGCGCTGCCGCGCTATATCCGCGATAAAGTGGCAAAAACCACGGCCGAACGCGAAGCCGAGAAGGCCGCCGCTGCCACTGCCTCCGACG